The Salvelinus fontinalis isolate EN_2023a chromosome 31, ASM2944872v1, whole genome shotgun sequence genome has a window encoding:
- the LOC129829869 gene encoding EMILIN-3-like, translating into MDIAVALPPILLLSVTLSLADAKFYRPSQYILYKTGPNLHPYVHGKPTSRLKNHCAYVVEKTVSFTMQDGVAPYVKAQYNKCAWGQKCPTLIYHVMYKPVYKDAHKTLTELEWRCCPGYSGYGCMEGPPAYQHPIKAMPPFKGPPFKGPLIKGNPWSQSKGHPPMKSYPMLTKGPPMKGPPPMKSYPVKAKGPPPSNVKSYLIRPFGPPLTHPSYRGSSSKPYIFGPQHHHQPDHHEVPDYHQPELDHQGQDHHQPELDHQGSDYHHPELDHQGSDHHQPEPDHQGSDHHQPEPDHQGPDPHQPEPDHQGSDPHQPEPDHQGSDPHQPELDHQISDHHQPELEHQGPDHHQPEPDHHWPDYHEPDHHKPEPDQEGPDHQEPDHQEPDHHQPEPDLEPTNPQQPGPDHPDHPDLTDHPFQSELEPVTDETDPPAGSQEIDGQPLDTVDSESTERLDLMEEDVRRLSQGLETLRGAVNGLEDGLRASLWEDANRMLSALLSAAPSPVPAPALSSSPHSTVGFADIPGGDPDAEGLDGGQAFPRLSELTGRVEELQTELQAKAAELEELRGSVIRHDGTLKKMSGGADSLTRAEARDSQKAMEDLVDAKLGGARTEILGEFEKRVESAESRCGERAREVSRQCHREQQERQDLMELALEVSATGLRKELGYLQTQIQGHDLTEGCCGRVTGLGERVHLLEQLVAGLNQSQGHLRVELGGHKDHVEAMLEGRLEDVEAKLNLTECGKVRGGSASSSGSGGVQGSSSEGEVGAGSLETRLEGKLKALEGRLLTALGDLENATAPALLEGHVVPTLETEVESLRRRLEVNVDRVQKQLSGLKLLCTSSSQPILQGDEATSNTPRLEEDKTGVGEEKGLLDIENNRLNSLNVTLQSLLTRLSQREDHQEGEEGSSVQGEIMLLKFNARSMNLTLKGLKDSVGLVVQDVGRANTTWQEREERLAQQVKGVVQLLGRQASMLGVGEKRLTRMKGELQELRRRLAGEVQGCRSTALGVQKEVVEVGGRVASVEGQCKGFSHLAKDLERIRAELERQSDGYLSQVNGTLTNHAHQLSELRQELRNCTWNAEPTQQSLYLLEPEQLREDQ; encoded by the exons ATGGACATTGCAGTGGCAttacctcccatcctcctcctgtCAGTCACTCTGTCTCTGGCTGATGCCAAGTTCTACAGACCCTCCCAGTACATCCTCTACAAGACTGGGCCCAATCTTCATCCCTATGTCCATGGGAAGCCCACCAGCAGGCTCAA AAACCACTGTGCCTATGTTGTTGAGAAGACTGTTTCATTCACCATGCAGGATGGGGTAGCTCCTTATGTCAAAGCTCAGTATAACAAGTGTGCCTGGGGTCAGAAGTGTCCAACCCTCAT ATATCATGTGATGTACAAGCCTGTCTATAAAGATGCACATAAGACTCTCACTGAGCTGGAATGGCGCTGCTGTCCAGGATACTCTGGCTATGGCTGCATGGAGGGACCCCCAGCCTACCAACACCCAATTAAGGCGATGCCTCCATTCAAGGGCCCACCATTCAAAGGCCCACTCATTAAAGGAAACCCCTGGAGTCAGAGCAAGGGCCATCCTCCCATGAAATCGTACCCGATGCTTACCAAGGGCCCTCCCATGAAGGGACCTCCTCCTATGAAGTCATACCCAGTGAAAGCAAAAGGCCCTCCTCCCAGCAACGTGAAGTCCTACCTTATACGTCCCTTTGGGCCTCCTCTGACCCACCCCTCCTACCGAGGGTCATCTTCCAAGCCTTACATCTTTGGGCCACAGCACCACCACCAACCAGACCACCATGAGGTTCCAGACTATCACCAGCCTGAACTAGACCACCAGGGGCAAGACCACCACCAGCCTGAACTAGACCACCAGGGGTCAGACTATCACCATCCTGAACTAGACCACCAGGGGTCAGACCACCACCAGCCTGAACCAGACCACCAGGGGTCAGACCACCACCAGCCTGAACCAGACCACCAGGGGCCAGACCCCCACCAGCCTGAACCAGACCACCAGGGGTCAGACCCCCACCAGCCTGAACCAGACCACCAGGGGTCAGACCCCCACCAGCCTGAACTAGACCACCAGATTTCAGACCATCACCAGCCTGAACTAGAACACCAGGGGCCAGACCACCACCAGCCTGAACCAGACCACCACTGGCCAGACTACCACGAGCCGGACCATCACAAGCCTGAACCAGACCAGGAGGGGCCAGACCACCAGGAGCCAGACCACCAAGAGCCAGACCATCACCAGCCTGAACCAGATCTAGAGCCAACCAATCCCCAGCAGCCTGGACCAGATCATCCTGATCACCCAGACCTCACTGATCATCCTTTTCAGTCAGAGTTGGAGCCTGTCACTGATGAAACAGATCCCCCTGCTGGCAGCCAAGAAATCGATG GCCAGCCTCTGGACACAGTGGACAGTGAGTCTACTGAGCGTCTGGACCTGATGGAGGAGGACGTGCGGAGGCTGTCCCAGGGTCTGGAGACGCTTAGGGGGGCAGTGAACGGACTCGAGGATGGCCTGCGCGCCTCACTATGGGAGGAcgccaacaggatgctctcagccCTGCTGTCTGCAGCACCAAGCCCTGTCCCCGCCCCCGCTCTGTCCTCTTCCCCCCACTCCACTGTAGGCTTTGCAGACATCCCTGGAGGAGACCCTGATGCAGAGGGGCTGGATGGGGGCCAGGCTTTCCCAAGGTTGAGCGAGCTGACAGGGAGGGTTGAGGAGCTCCAGACTGAGCTACAGGCCAAGGCTGCTGAGCTGGAGGAGCTGAGAGGCAGTGTGATCAGGCATGACGGAACCCTCAAGAAGATGTCAGGCGGTGCAGATAGCTTGACAAGGGCCGAAGCGAGAGACAGCCAGAAGGCAATGGAGGATCTGGTGGATGCCAAGCTTGGCGGGGCCCGGACGGAGATCCTGGGGGAGTTTGAGAAGCGTGTCGAGAGTGCAGAGAGCCGCTGTGGGGAGAGGGCCAGGGAGGTGAGTCGACAGTGCCACAGGGAGCAGCAGGAGAGACAGGATCTGATGGAGCTGGCCCTGGAGGTCAGCGCCACTGGGCTTAGGAAAGAGCTTGGATACCTGCAGACTCAGATCCAGGGACATGACCTGACAGAGGGCTGCTGTGGTAGAGTCACTGGCCTAGGTGAGAGGGTGCATCTGCTGGAACAGTTGGTGGCAGGCCTCAACCAGTCCCAGGGGCACCTGAGAGTGGAGCTGGGTGGGCACAAGGACCATGTAGAGGCAATGCTGGAGGGGCGGCTGGAGGACGTGGAGGCCAAGCTCAACCTGACTGAATGTGGAAAGGTCAGGGGTGGGAGCGCTAGCAGCAGTGGTAGTGGTGGGGTCCAGGGCAGTAGCTCAGAGGGAGAGGTCGGGGCAGGCAGCCTGGAGACTCGTCTGGAGGGGAAGCTGAAGGCTCTGGAGGGTCGTCTGCTGACAGCATTGGGGGATCTGGAGAATGCTACGGCCCCTGCCTTGCTGGAGGGCCATGTCGTGCCCACGCTGGAGACAGAGGTGGAGTCCCTCAGGAGGAGGCTGGAGGTGAATGTGGACAGAGTGCAGAAACAGCTGAGCGGCCTGAAACTACTCtgcacctcctcctctcagcccATTCTCCAGGGAGACGAAGCCACATCAAACACTCCTAGGCTGGAGGAGGATAAGACAGgagtaggagaggagaagggTCTCCTGGACATTGAGAATAACCGTCTGAACAGTCTTAATGTCACCCTGCAGAGCCTCCTGACTAGACTGTCCCAGAGGGAAGACCaccaggagggagaggaggggagctcAGTCCAGGGTGAAATCATGCTGCTCAAGTTCAACGCCCGTTCCATGAACCTCACCCTGAAGGGCCTGAAGGACTCTGTAGGGTTGGTGGTCCAGGATGTGGGGCGCGCCAACACCACCTGGCAGGAGCGGGAAGAGCGCCTGGCCCAGCAGGTGAAGGGTGTGGTGCAGCTTTTGGGGCGCCAGGCCTCCATGTTGGGGGTGGGTGAGAAGAGGCTAACCCGGATGAAGGGAGAGCTCCAGGAGCTGAGGAGGCGGCTGGCCGGGGAGGTGCAGGGCTGCCGCTCCACTGCGCTTGGAGTCCaaaaggaggtggtggaggtggggggCCGCGTGGCCAGCGTGGAGGGCCAGTGTAAGGGCTTCAGTCACCTGGCCAAGGATCTGGAGAGGATCAGGGCGGAGTTGGAGAGGCAGTCAGATGGATACCTGTCCCAGGTCAACGGTACCCTCACTAATCACGCTCACCAGCTGTCTGAGCTGAGGCAGGAACTTAGGAACTGCACGTGGAATGCAGAGCCCACCCAGCAGAGCCTGTACCTCCTAGAGCCAGAACAGTTAAGAGAAGACCAGTAA